The genomic window TCCATCGTCATCCACCCCCTTGCTGAAGGCGCAGAAGGTGCAGCGGTTGACGCAGAGGTTGGTGTAGTTGATGTGGCGGTTGACGTTGAAGAAGACCCGCTGGCCGTTCTTCTTACGGTTGGCCAGGGCGGCCAGCTCGCCAATCGCCAGCAGGTCGTCGGCGGCGAAGAGTTCCAGCGCCTCGGCGTCGGAGACGCGGGCGCCGTTTTCGATCTTGGTTCGGATGTTTTCAAATAGTCTGGTCATGAATATTCTTGCCTCACGCCCACTCGCTGCGCTCGCTCAAGGCGCAAAGTCGCTCCGAAGACCCCGATGCTCTTGCACTTCTTTGCGTTCTTTGCGGCTTTGCGCGAAAAAATCCTTTCTGGGTTCATGCTGTTGATTGTTCATCCCTTCTCCTCACCCCAGCGCTGGAAGAGCCTGTGCTTGACCCCGAGGCTGTCGAGGATCTTGCCAACGACAAAATCGACCAGTGCTTCGACCGTCTTCGGCCGGTGGTAGAAGGCCGGCATCGCCGGCAGGATGTGGGCGCCGGCGCGGGCCAGGGTGAGCAGGTTCTCCAGATGAATCTGGTTGAGCGGCGTCTCCCGGGGGACGAGGATCAGGTTGCGCCGTTCCTTGAGGACCACGTCGGCAGCCCGCTCGACGAGGTTCTCGCTCATGCCGGCGGCGATGCGCCCCGCCGTCCCCAGCGAGCAGGGGGCGATCACCATGGCGTCGGGAGCGGAGGAGCCGCTGGCGATGGGGGCGAAGAGATCCCTCTCGTCGTAGTGCTCCAGGCGCTTGCTGCCGCCGAAGTAGTCGCGCATCAGCTGCTTGCACGCCGAGGGCGGGCCCTCCCATTCGAGTCCCGTCTCGTAGCGCAGCACGTCGAGCCCCGACCTGGTCAGCAGCAGGGCCACCCGGCACTCCGCCTTGAGCAACTCCTCGGTCAGGCGCAGGCCGTAGATCGATCCGGAGGCCCCGGTGATGGCGACGACGATCTGTTTCATGGAAATGGTCCTTTGTAGGAGCGGCGCTTGCTCCGCCCCCTTGGGCGCGGCAAGCAGCGCCCCTACCTGTTGATTACACCAGCGCGTCGACCAGCGTGAAGAGGAAGATGGTCACGCTGATCCAGCCGTTCATGTTGAAAAAGGCGGCGTCGAGCCTCGAAAGGTCGTCGGGCTTGACCAGCCGGTGCTCGTAGGCGATCAGTCCACAGACTACAAAAAGCCCCAGGTAGTAGATCCAGCCCAGGGGCACGCCGAGGGGCAGCAGCGCCAGCAGCGCCACCATCACCCCGTGGAAAACCTTGCCGACCAGAATGGCGTTCTTGACGCCGAGCCGCGCCGGGATCGAGTGCAGGCCCTTCTCCCGGTCGTAGTCGACGTCTTGCAGGGCATAGAAGATGTCGAATCCGGCCACCCAGAAGAGGACTGCCAGCCCCAGCGCCACCACCGGCCACTGGAGATCGCCGCGCAGGGCAATCCAGGCTCCGATCGGCGCTCCTGCCAGGCAGACGCCGAGGACCAGGTGCGCCAGGGAGGTGAAGCGCTTGCACAAGGCATAGAGGACAAACAGGCCGAGAGCGACGGGTGCCAGGAAGAAACAGAGAGGGTTGAGCATCCAGGCCGCCCACAGCAGCAGAGCGGTCGAAACGCCGACGAACAGCCACGCCTCGACCCGCGAGACCTTGCCGGCCGGGATGTGGCGGGAAGCGGTGCGGGGGTTCCCGGCGTCGATTTTCGCATCGATGATGCGATTGAGCCCCATCGCCGCGCTGCGGGCGCCGACCATGGCGACGCAAATCCAGAAAAGCTGGCCGACGCTCGGCGGCGCACCGCTGGCCAGCGACGCCAGGGTCGCCCCCATCAGGGCGAAGGGGAAGGCGAAGACGGTGTGGGAGAACTTGATCATCTCCAGCAGGCTGCGGGTCTTGTCGAAAAAAGCGGTGGTCATGAGTTCCTCAAGGCGGCGGTCCAAGCCAGAACCATAAAGACGATACTTTACACCGGTGCCCGCGGGCGTTCAAGGCCTTTCGCCCTTCGCGGCATCGCCCGTCGGCGGAGCCACGCGGAAAAGCTGGTATAATGCGGCTACGATCGGGTTGCCCGCACAAAGAGACGACACGATTATTTCCCCTGGCCTCGAAAGCACCGCGTGACCGGGATGACCTTCGACGAGTTCCTCAAGGCGGCCTGCCCGCCCCTTGATCTGGAATGGCGCAAGTACCGGCGGCGAACCAGCCGACACCGGGTCGAGGCGCGCCTGCGGGAACTCGGCCTCGACGGCTTTGCCGGCTATCTGGAACGGCTGCGGAGCGACC from Desulfuromonadales bacterium includes these protein-coding regions:
- a CDS encoding flavin prenyltransferase UbiX, with product MKQIVVAITGASGSIYGLRLTEELLKAECRVALLLTRSGLDVLRYETGLEWEGPPSACKQLMRDYFGGSKRLEHYDERDLFAPIASGSSAPDAMVIAPCSLGTAGRIAAGMSENLVERAADVVLKERRNLILVPRETPLNQIHLENLLTLARAGAHILPAMPAFYHRPKTVEALVDFVVGKILDSLGVKHRLFQRWGEEKG
- a CDS encoding UbiA-like polyprenyltransferase is translated as MTTAFFDKTRSLLEMIKFSHTVFAFPFALMGATLASLASGAPPSVGQLFWICVAMVGARSAAMGLNRIIDAKIDAGNPRTASRHIPAGKVSRVEAWLFVGVSTALLLWAAWMLNPLCFFLAPVALGLFVLYALCKRFTSLAHLVLGVCLAGAPIGAWIALRGDLQWPVVALGLAVLFWVAGFDIFYALQDVDYDREKGLHSIPARLGVKNAILVGKVFHGVMVALLALLPLGVPLGWIYYLGLFVVCGLIAYEHRLVKPDDLSRLDAAFFNMNGWISVTIFLFTLVDALV